The Catharus ustulatus isolate bCatUst1 chromosome 16, bCatUst1.pri.v2, whole genome shotgun sequence genome window below encodes:
- the IQCE gene encoding IQ domain-containing protein E isoform X2, producing the protein MARGVGEAAAEGELGDDSLSVITCESDTAMKLKKKIFHKPPKSPKSPYSSSTQLYPKKAAAWRSLQGTGSACLENAAVKNPRQMWLGSLKQGYIPGTPDYKEKEDMYDEIMELKKTIQAQKNEGDRMKTKLRRLEEENNRKDKQIEQLLDPSRGSELARALSEKKTDNGWVVTGLKQKIVKLEEHCKEKDNTINEFQADMKTSNLEEVRLAMETYYEEVHRLQLLLAKSETMRKNTEGRDTQKRLKALNAAVLRMSRNIKELQAENQRLKEDLGHVLSSSPPPTKTKNYSEWSRQRLVRRISDLEKKVCAMESSRVSSADSEASQVLAVSSSPSVDLDHPTSQHLDHGEECCHLQRLVKKLKSDKKALQNLLLSKELDIQQLLQAKAEMEQELQKWQSKMEEKRTEEQTLSEEIQNLTQKVGRLELKLEEEKRQMAEDTVEKLNKAPPVCTVTGKENHRKEQAAKIIQRHWKMYKTKKEEIALDEAVVLLQAAFRGHLSRQKVLLGVRVPDAKSHTKNSCLSSMSDSLSFSSDCKERDEIVTFIQSIFRAHLARTGLLQERLSVPSGPSGKADPAVHITEKKPGSAALQRPSVLTSPLPGRCCSAPCVPLDEAHSDDSDDIVVVPPLLQVKKSYSHF; encoded by the exons GGGGATGACAGCCTGTCTGTGATAACCTGTGAGTCAGACACAGCAATG aagTTAAAGAAGAAGATTTTTCACAAGCCCCCAAAGTCACCAA AGTCTCCCTACAGCTCAAGCACACAACTGTATCCTAAAAAAGCTGCAGCTTGGCGATCTCTGCAGGGAACGGGCAGTGCTTGTTTGGAGAATGCAGCTGTTAAAAACCCAAGGCAGATGTGGCTGGGATCTCTGAAACAAG GCTACATTCCTGGAACTCCTGACtacaaagagaaagaagataTGTATGATGAAATTATGGAACTGAAAAAG ACAATACAAGCTCAGAAGAATGAGGGAGACcgaatgaaaacaaaactccGTCGGCTGGAAGAGGAGAACAATAGAAAGGATAAACAGATTGAGCAACTGCTGGATCCTTCCAGG GGCTCTGAGTTGGCACGAGCTTTGTCAGAAAAGAAGACTGATAATGGATGG GTGGTTACTGGATTAAAGCAGAAGATTGTCAAGCTCGAAGAGCACTGCAAGGAGAAAGACAACACTATTAA TGAATTCCAGGCAGACATGAAGACCAGTAATTTGGAAGAAGTGAGGTTAGCCATGGAAACCTATTATGAAGAG GTTCATCGCCTCCAACTGCTCCTGGCCAAGTCTGAGACTATGAGGAAAAA TACAGAGGGCAGAGACACCCAGAAACGACTAAAGGCTCtgaatgctgctgtgctgaggatgtCCAGGAACATCAAGGAACTGCAGGCTGAGAATCAGAGGCTGAAGGAAGATCTGGGTCATGTGCTGAGCAGTTCCCCTCCTCCCACTAAAACAAAAA ATTATAGTGAGTGGAGCAGACAGAGGCTGGTGAGGAGGATTTCGGATCTAGAAAAA AAAGTGTGTgccatggagagcagcagggtgtCCTCAGCTGACAGTGAGGCATCACAAGTGCTTGCTGTGTCATCCTCACCTTCTGTGGACCTGGATCATCCAACATCCCAACATTTAGACCATGGGGAGGAATGCTGTCACCTCCAAAGGCTGGTGAAGAAACTGAAGAGTGATAAGAAGGCACTTCAGAATCTCCTGCTCAGTAAAGA ATTAGATATCCAGCAGTTACTGCAGGCTAAGGCTGAAATggaacaggagctgcagaagtggCAAAGTAAGatggaagaaaagagaacagaagaGCAGACTTTAAG TGAGGAAATCCAGAACCTGACACAGAAAGTAGGGAGGCTGGAGCTAAAActggaggaagagaaaaggcAAATGGCAGAAGATACAGTGGAAAAGCTTAATAAG GCTCCCCCAGTCTGCACAGTTACAGGCAAAGAAAATCACAGGAAGGAACAAGCAGCCAAAATTATCCAGAGACACTGGAAGATGTACAAAACCAAG aaagaagaaattgctCTGGATGAG GCAGTTGTTCTGCTCCAGGCAGCCTTCAGAGGACATTTATCTCGACAGAAAGTGCTGCTGGGTGTCAGGGTGCCTGATGCAAAGTCTCACACCAAG aactcctgcctttcttccaTGTCAGACTCCTTGAGCTTTTCTTCTGATTGCAAGGAGAGAGATGAGATTGTGACATTCATCCAGTCCATTTTCAGGGCTCACTTAGCACGTACAGGACTGCTTCAGGAGAG GCTCTCTGTGCCCAGTGGCCCCAGTGGGAAAGCAGATCCTGCAGTTCACATCACAGAGAAGAAACCAGGCTCAGCAGCACTCCAGAGACCTTCAGTCCTCACATCTCCTCTCCCTG gcaggtgctgctctgctccctgtgtgccccTGGACGAGGCTCACTCCGACGACTCCGATGACATCGTTGTtgtccctcccctgctgcaggtgaagaAAAGCTACAGCCACTTCTGA
- the IQCE gene encoding IQ domain-containing protein E isoform X1, whose protein sequence is MARGVGEAAAEGELGDDSLSVITCESDTAMKLKKKIFHKPPKSPKSPYSSSTQLYPKKAAAWRSLQGTGSACLENAAVKNPRQMWLGSLKQGLSHALKSDVDMGHVRANVSSSTPEYLKEALGMKKPKHSRSSSNGYIPGTPDYKEKEDMYDEIMELKKTIQAQKNEGDRMKTKLRRLEEENNRKDKQIEQLLDPSRGSELARALSEKKTDNGWVVTGLKQKIVKLEEHCKEKDNTINEFQADMKTSNLEEVRLAMETYYEEVHRLQLLLAKSETMRKNTEGRDTQKRLKALNAAVLRMSRNIKELQAENQRLKEDLGHVLSSSPPPTKTKNYSEWSRQRLVRRISDLEKKVCAMESSRVSSADSEASQVLAVSSSPSVDLDHPTSQHLDHGEECCHLQRLVKKLKSDKKALQNLLLSKELDIQQLLQAKAEMEQELQKWQSKMEEKRTEEQTLSEEIQNLTQKVGRLELKLEEEKRQMAEDTVEKLNKAPPVCTVTGKENHRKEQAAKIIQRHWKMYKTKKEEIALDEAVVLLQAAFRGHLSRQKVLLGVRVPDAKSHTKNSCLSSMSDSLSFSSDCKERDEIVTFIQSIFRAHLARTGLLQERLSVPSGPSGKADPAVHITEKKPGSAALQRPSVLTSPLPGRCCSAPCVPLDEAHSDDSDDIVVVPPLLQVKKSYSHF, encoded by the exons GGGGATGACAGCCTGTCTGTGATAACCTGTGAGTCAGACACAGCAATG aagTTAAAGAAGAAGATTTTTCACAAGCCCCCAAAGTCACCAA AGTCTCCCTACAGCTCAAGCACACAACTGTATCCTAAAAAAGCTGCAGCTTGGCGATCTCTGCAGGGAACGGGCAGTGCTTGTTTGGAGAATGCAGCTGTTAAAAACCCAAGGCAGATGTGGCTGGGATCTCTGAAACAAG GATTGAGCCATGCTCTGAAATCAGATGTTGACATGGGGCATGTGCGAGCTAACGTTTCCAGTAGCACTCCAGAATATTTGAAGGAAGCTCTAGGAATGAAAAAGCCAAAACATTCTCGTTCTTCCAGTAATG GCTACATTCCTGGAACTCCTGACtacaaagagaaagaagataTGTATGATGAAATTATGGAACTGAAAAAG ACAATACAAGCTCAGAAGAATGAGGGAGACcgaatgaaaacaaaactccGTCGGCTGGAAGAGGAGAACAATAGAAAGGATAAACAGATTGAGCAACTGCTGGATCCTTCCAGG GGCTCTGAGTTGGCACGAGCTTTGTCAGAAAAGAAGACTGATAATGGATGG GTGGTTACTGGATTAAAGCAGAAGATTGTCAAGCTCGAAGAGCACTGCAAGGAGAAAGACAACACTATTAA TGAATTCCAGGCAGACATGAAGACCAGTAATTTGGAAGAAGTGAGGTTAGCCATGGAAACCTATTATGAAGAG GTTCATCGCCTCCAACTGCTCCTGGCCAAGTCTGAGACTATGAGGAAAAA TACAGAGGGCAGAGACACCCAGAAACGACTAAAGGCTCtgaatgctgctgtgctgaggatgtCCAGGAACATCAAGGAACTGCAGGCTGAGAATCAGAGGCTGAAGGAAGATCTGGGTCATGTGCTGAGCAGTTCCCCTCCTCCCACTAAAACAAAAA ATTATAGTGAGTGGAGCAGACAGAGGCTGGTGAGGAGGATTTCGGATCTAGAAAAA AAAGTGTGTgccatggagagcagcagggtgtCCTCAGCTGACAGTGAGGCATCACAAGTGCTTGCTGTGTCATCCTCACCTTCTGTGGACCTGGATCATCCAACATCCCAACATTTAGACCATGGGGAGGAATGCTGTCACCTCCAAAGGCTGGTGAAGAAACTGAAGAGTGATAAGAAGGCACTTCAGAATCTCCTGCTCAGTAAAGA ATTAGATATCCAGCAGTTACTGCAGGCTAAGGCTGAAATggaacaggagctgcagaagtggCAAAGTAAGatggaagaaaagagaacagaagaGCAGACTTTAAG TGAGGAAATCCAGAACCTGACACAGAAAGTAGGGAGGCTGGAGCTAAAActggaggaagagaaaaggcAAATGGCAGAAGATACAGTGGAAAAGCTTAATAAG GCTCCCCCAGTCTGCACAGTTACAGGCAAAGAAAATCACAGGAAGGAACAAGCAGCCAAAATTATCCAGAGACACTGGAAGATGTACAAAACCAAG aaagaagaaattgctCTGGATGAG GCAGTTGTTCTGCTCCAGGCAGCCTTCAGAGGACATTTATCTCGACAGAAAGTGCTGCTGGGTGTCAGGGTGCCTGATGCAAAGTCTCACACCAAG aactcctgcctttcttccaTGTCAGACTCCTTGAGCTTTTCTTCTGATTGCAAGGAGAGAGATGAGATTGTGACATTCATCCAGTCCATTTTCAGGGCTCACTTAGCACGTACAGGACTGCTTCAGGAGAG GCTCTCTGTGCCCAGTGGCCCCAGTGGGAAAGCAGATCCTGCAGTTCACATCACAGAGAAGAAACCAGGCTCAGCAGCACTCCAGAGACCTTCAGTCCTCACATCTCCTCTCCCTG gcaggtgctgctctgctccctgtgtgccccTGGACGAGGCTCACTCCGACGACTCCGATGACATCGTTGTtgtccctcccctgctgcaggtgaagaAAAGCTACAGCCACTTCTGA
- the IQCE gene encoding IQ domain-containing protein E isoform X3 has translation MARGVGEAAAEGELGDDSLSVITCESDTAMKLKKKIFHKPPKSPKSPYSSSTQLYPKKAAAWRSLQGTGSACLENAAVKNPRQMWLGSLKQGLSHALKSDVDMGHVRANVSSSTPEYLKEALGMKKPKHSRSSSNGYIPGTPDYKEKEDMYDEIMELKKTIQAQKNEGDRMKTKLRRLEEENNRKDKQIEQLLDPSRGSELARALSEKKTDNGWVVTGLKQKIVKLEEHCKEKDNTINEFQADMKTSNLEEVRLAMETYYEEVHRLQLLLAKSETMRKNTEGRDTQKRLKALNAAVLRMSRNIKELQAENQRLKEDLGHVLSSSPPPTKTKNYSEWSRQRLVRRISDLEKKVCAMESSRVSSADSEASQVLAVSSSPSVDLDHPTSQHLDHGEECCHLQRLVKKLKSDKKALQNLLLSKELDIQQLLQAKAEMEQELQKWQSKMEEKRTEEQTLSEEIQNLTQKVGRLELKLEEEKRQMAEDTVEKLNKAPPVCTVTGKENHRKEQAAKIIQRHWKMYKTKKEEIALDELFCSRQPSEDIYLDRKCCWVSGCLMQSLTPRTPAFLPCQTP, from the exons GGGGATGACAGCCTGTCTGTGATAACCTGTGAGTCAGACACAGCAATG aagTTAAAGAAGAAGATTTTTCACAAGCCCCCAAAGTCACCAA AGTCTCCCTACAGCTCAAGCACACAACTGTATCCTAAAAAAGCTGCAGCTTGGCGATCTCTGCAGGGAACGGGCAGTGCTTGTTTGGAGAATGCAGCTGTTAAAAACCCAAGGCAGATGTGGCTGGGATCTCTGAAACAAG GATTGAGCCATGCTCTGAAATCAGATGTTGACATGGGGCATGTGCGAGCTAACGTTTCCAGTAGCACTCCAGAATATTTGAAGGAAGCTCTAGGAATGAAAAAGCCAAAACATTCTCGTTCTTCCAGTAATG GCTACATTCCTGGAACTCCTGACtacaaagagaaagaagataTGTATGATGAAATTATGGAACTGAAAAAG ACAATACAAGCTCAGAAGAATGAGGGAGACcgaatgaaaacaaaactccGTCGGCTGGAAGAGGAGAACAATAGAAAGGATAAACAGATTGAGCAACTGCTGGATCCTTCCAGG GGCTCTGAGTTGGCACGAGCTTTGTCAGAAAAGAAGACTGATAATGGATGG GTGGTTACTGGATTAAAGCAGAAGATTGTCAAGCTCGAAGAGCACTGCAAGGAGAAAGACAACACTATTAA TGAATTCCAGGCAGACATGAAGACCAGTAATTTGGAAGAAGTGAGGTTAGCCATGGAAACCTATTATGAAGAG GTTCATCGCCTCCAACTGCTCCTGGCCAAGTCTGAGACTATGAGGAAAAA TACAGAGGGCAGAGACACCCAGAAACGACTAAAGGCTCtgaatgctgctgtgctgaggatgtCCAGGAACATCAAGGAACTGCAGGCTGAGAATCAGAGGCTGAAGGAAGATCTGGGTCATGTGCTGAGCAGTTCCCCTCCTCCCACTAAAACAAAAA ATTATAGTGAGTGGAGCAGACAGAGGCTGGTGAGGAGGATTTCGGATCTAGAAAAA AAAGTGTGTgccatggagagcagcagggtgtCCTCAGCTGACAGTGAGGCATCACAAGTGCTTGCTGTGTCATCCTCACCTTCTGTGGACCTGGATCATCCAACATCCCAACATTTAGACCATGGGGAGGAATGCTGTCACCTCCAAAGGCTGGTGAAGAAACTGAAGAGTGATAAGAAGGCACTTCAGAATCTCCTGCTCAGTAAAGA ATTAGATATCCAGCAGTTACTGCAGGCTAAGGCTGAAATggaacaggagctgcagaagtggCAAAGTAAGatggaagaaaagagaacagaagaGCAGACTTTAAG TGAGGAAATCCAGAACCTGACACAGAAAGTAGGGAGGCTGGAGCTAAAActggaggaagagaaaaggcAAATGGCAGAAGATACAGTGGAAAAGCTTAATAAG GCTCCCCCAGTCTGCACAGTTACAGGCAAAGAAAATCACAGGAAGGAACAAGCAGCCAAAATTATCCAGAGACACTGGAAGATGTACAAAACCAAG aaagaagaaattgctCTGGATGAG TTGTTCTGCTCCAGGCAGCCTTCAGAGGACATTTATCTCGACAGAAAGTGCTGCTGGGTGTCAGGGTGCCTGATGCAAAGTCTCACACCAAG aactcctgcctttcttccaTGTCAGACTCCTTGA